In Gouania willdenowi chromosome 24, fGouWil2.1, whole genome shotgun sequence, a single window of DNA contains:
- the LOC114457575 gene encoding stathmin-4-like translates to MTLAAYKEKVKELPLVSLFCSCLNPHTAEKSTYKAEDAVDLGWCVIKDVEVIELNKRASGQAFEVILKPPSFDGVPELNASMPQRRDPSLEEIQKRLEAAEERRKCQEAELLKHLAEKREHEREVIQKAYEENNNFIKNAKEKLEHKMESIKEKREALLAAMLERLQEKDKHAEEVRKNKEMKEEACR, encoded by the exons ATGACGTTGGCAG CCTACAAGGAGAAGGTGAAAGAGCTCCCCCTGGTGTCTCTGTTCTGTTCCTGCCTGAACCCCCACACTGCAGAGAAATCCACCTACAAAGCAGAAG ATGCAGTGGACCTGGGCTGGTGTGTCATTAAAGACGTGGAGGTGATCGAGCTGAACAAACGAGCATCAGGACAGGCCTTCGAGGTCATCCTCAAGCCGCCGTCCTTCGATGGCGTCCCAGAGCTCAACGCCTCCATGCCGCAGCGACGGGATCCATCCCTGGAGGAGATCCAGAAAAGGCTGGAGGCTGCTGAGGAGAGACGGAAG TGTCAGGAGGCTGAGCTGCTGAAGCATCTGGCAGAGAAGAGAGAGCATGAGCGGGAGGTGATCCAGAAGGCCTACGAGGAGAACAACAACTTCATCAAGAACGCCAAAGAGAAGCTGGAGCATAAGATGGAGAGCATCAAAGAGAAGAGGGAGGCCCTGCTGGCGGCCATGTTGGAGCGTCTGCAGGAGAAG GACAAGCATGCAGAAGAAGTGAGGAAGAACAAGGAGATGAAGGAGGAGGCGTGTCGGTAG